Proteins found in one Mucilaginibacter gracilis genomic segment:
- a CDS encoding RagB/SusD family nutrient uptake outer membrane protein, with the protein MTTTHLNRLLCSGSKKSTNSDVKNRVLFFLYLLIALLTTGCKKLVELDPPKTESVPSAVFGTDASAGTAMTGLYASLINSSSPYTTIGYLGSLSADESDPTNAFSFYLPFGTNTLTPDNGNIQNLWSGMYATIFQANSIIENIQASKGMSDAVKLRYTGEAEFVRALSHYYLTNFFGPVPLITTTDVKTNVAAGRSDTATVYKQIIADLVDAQKNLPVDYTSYNNRRDRANQGAAAALLAKAYMATGDNAGAERAASAVISNSLYSLQTGGNIDNVFLKASPETIWAINPEKSTGHTVTTDATYYGTSSLYGALYGPEYVLLPGLINSFESGDLRKTHWINTFNYQGTDYYYGAKYKDYNPNLKPSEYDVVLRLSEQYLIRAEARIKQGNIAGAQSDLNIVRSRAGLGNTTASTSPHCCYARGWL; encoded by the coding sequence ATGACTACAACTCATTTAAATAGATTGCTTTGCTCCGGCAGCAAGAAATCCACAAATTCAGACGTGAAAAACAGGGTGCTTTTTTTCCTTTACCTGTTGATCGCGCTGTTGACAACCGGCTGTAAAAAACTGGTAGAACTTGATCCGCCAAAAACCGAATCTGTACCTTCTGCGGTTTTTGGAACAGATGCCAGTGCCGGAACAGCTATGACCGGGCTTTACGCAAGTCTTATAAATAGCAGTTCTCCGTACACAACAATTGGCTACCTGGGCAGCTTGTCTGCAGATGAGTCTGACCCTACCAATGCCTTTTCTTTTTACTTGCCTTTTGGCACGAATACCTTAACGCCTGATAATGGTAACATACAAAATTTATGGTCTGGCATGTACGCAACAATTTTTCAGGCCAATAGTATAATCGAAAACATTCAAGCCTCCAAGGGGATGAGTGACGCGGTAAAATTGCGCTACACCGGCGAGGCGGAATTTGTGCGTGCGTTGAGCCACTATTACCTTACCAATTTTTTTGGGCCGGTGCCGCTCATTACCACTACGGATGTAAAAACTAACGTAGCCGCGGGTAGATCTGATACTGCTACCGTGTATAAACAAATCATCGCCGATTTGGTTGATGCGCAAAAAAACCTTCCGGTAGACTATACTTCCTACAATAACAGGCGCGACAGGGCCAACCAGGGCGCGGCTGCGGCATTATTGGCTAAGGCGTACATGGCTACGGGTGACAATGCCGGCGCGGAACGCGCGGCCTCGGCGGTTATATCAAATAGTCTGTACAGTTTGCAAACCGGGGGAAATATTGACAATGTATTTTTAAAGGCTAGCCCCGAAACGATATGGGCCATTAACCCCGAAAAGTCAACCGGCCATACCGTTACAACTGATGCAACCTATTATGGAACCAGCAGCCTTTACGGAGCTTTATATGGCCCGGAGTATGTGCTGTTGCCCGGCCTGATCAACAGTTTTGAGTCCGGCGACCTGAGAAAGACCCATTGGATCAATACGTTTAATTATCAGGGCACAGACTATTATTATGGAGCTAAGTATAAAGATTACAACCCCAATTTAAAGCCAAGCGAGTACGATGTTGTTTTAAGGTTATCAGAACAATATTTAATCAGGGCAGAAGCGCGCATTAAGCAAGGGAATATTGCAGGCGCCCAAAGCGATTTAAATATTGTGCGCAGCCGTGCGGGGCTCGGTAATACAACTGCATCAACCAGCCCTCATTGTTGTTATGCGCGAGGTTGGCTTTAA
- a CDS encoding OmpA/MotB family protein: MKYLKLAPLVLLIAVLTQSCVSKKQYTQLQSDYGNLQTANRDLTAKYQTTESELSGSRSRVTSLEEQIAQQKASLASLQSALDKCLTSGSQGNTNISKLVDEINSSNKYIQHLVNVKNTSDSLNMVLTNNLTRSLTSDEARDVDVKVLKGVVYISLSDNMLYKSGSYEISDKAGASLAKIAKIITDYKAYDVLIEGNTDNAPIKQVNIRNNWDLSALRASSVVQALQNNYGVDPKRLTAGGRGEYNPVADNGTDGGKAQNRRTQIIITPKLDQFMDLIGKPPAPKE; this comes from the coding sequence ATGAAATACTTAAAGTTAGCACCCCTGGTGCTGTTAATAGCCGTTTTAACCCAAAGTTGTGTAAGTAAAAAACAGTACACCCAGTTGCAAAGTGATTATGGCAATTTGCAAACTGCCAATCGCGATCTTACAGCTAAATATCAAACTACCGAGTCTGAACTTTCGGGTTCAAGGAGCAGGGTTACGAGCCTTGAAGAGCAAATTGCACAACAAAAAGCGAGTTTGGCATCGTTGCAATCGGCTTTGGATAAGTGCTTAACATCTGGAAGCCAAGGAAATACCAATATATCTAAACTAGTTGATGAGATCAACTCGTCTAACAAATACATTCAACATCTGGTAAACGTTAAAAATACCAGCGACTCGTTAAATATGGTATTAACCAATAATTTAACCCGGTCGTTAACATCCGACGAAGCAAGAGATGTTGATGTAAAGGTGCTTAAAGGAGTGGTTTATATTTCACTTTCGGATAATATGCTTTATAAATCTGGTAGTTATGAAATATCCGACAAGGCCGGTGCTTCGTTGGCTAAAATAGCTAAGATCATTACCGATTATAAGGCCTATGATGTGCTGATTGAAGGTAATACAGATAATGCGCCTATTAAGCAGGTAAATATCCGTAATAACTGGGATTTGAGCGCGCTAAGGGCATCGTCGGTTGTGCAGGCATTGCAAAACAACTATGGGGTTGATCCTAAACGTTTAACCGCTGGTGGCCGTGGCGAGTATAACCCTGTTGCTGATAATGGTACCGATGGTGGCAAGGCCCAAAACAGGCGCACGCAAATTATCATCACTCCAAAACTCGATCAGTTTATGGATTTGATAGGCAAACCACCGGCTCCAAAAGAATAA
- the xrtN gene encoding exosortase N yields MLAIALKKAQGNYTCLVFCLVYLIIALWLVPGYFRWDSNVYLGLGLAPYICTLNKEQLSLRYTLPAFLSIGLAILLPVNTLLFIAMLFAALLFIECSIGKVNSAFVFLILLISPIFGHFTHLFEFPVRLWLTQVVSQVLSLAGTTAIAAGNQIQLSKYQFSVDPACAGLNMLVTSLIICLFTLCFYQRKLKRQLGLWHIALVFTITIALNVACNFFRILLLVFFKIMPGTFFHDAVGIGCLLLYVIVPLTTVTSPFIKRFGHVKLQREAAHISENTEVKYLWLHTIFLMAIVITSFRLVKADSLITSPPPVNLAGYKKTCLDGGIIKFENKEALIYVKPTLFFAPEHDPMICWRGSGYRLENVKAEQISGHNIYTATLQKGPYKIFAAWWFDNGKTQTINQLTWRCKAAHGDGSFYLINVNAATAQSLNNKVTALFAKPFKF; encoded by the coding sequence ATGTTAGCCATTGCATTAAAAAAAGCACAAGGCAATTACACCTGCCTTGTGTTTTGTTTGGTTTACCTAATTATAGCATTGTGGCTTGTACCGGGCTACTTTAGGTGGGATAGTAATGTGTACCTGGGTTTAGGCCTTGCACCCTATATATGCACGCTAAACAAAGAGCAATTATCGCTGCGGTATACTTTACCTGCGTTTTTAAGTATAGGGCTGGCCATTTTATTGCCTGTAAATACACTGCTATTTATAGCCATGCTATTTGCTGCCTTGCTATTTATTGAATGCAGTATAGGCAAAGTAAATTCGGCATTTGTATTTTTAATTTTGTTAATCTCGCCCATATTCGGGCACTTTACACACCTGTTTGAGTTTCCGGTAAGGCTATGGCTTACTCAGGTAGTAAGCCAGGTATTAAGTTTAGCAGGAACAACCGCAATAGCAGCCGGTAACCAAATACAGCTATCAAAATACCAATTCTCGGTAGACCCCGCCTGCGCCGGGCTTAATATGCTTGTTACCTCGCTTATTATTTGCTTGTTTACGCTTTGCTTCTATCAGCGTAAGCTTAAACGCCAGTTAGGGCTTTGGCATATAGCTTTGGTATTTACAATAACCATTGCTTTAAATGTGGCCTGCAATTTCTTCCGCATATTGCTGCTTGTGTTTTTCAAAATTATGCCGGGCACCTTTTTTCATGATGCTGTAGGTATTGGCTGCCTGTTACTATACGTAATAGTGCCGTTAACAACGGTTACTTCGCCCTTTATTAAGCGTTTCGGGCATGTAAAATTGCAAAGAGAGGCAGCTCATATTTCAGAAAATACCGAAGTTAAATACCTGTGGTTGCATACTATATTTTTAATGGCTATTGTAATTACCTCTTTCAGGCTTGTAAAAGCCGATAGTTTGATAACATCCCCGCCCCCGGTAAACCTGGCAGGATATAAAAAAACATGCTTAGATGGTGGTATAATTAAATTTGAGAATAAAGAGGCACTCATTTATGTTAAGCCAACCCTATTTTTTGCACCCGAACATGACCCTATGATATGCTGGAGAGGCAGCGGCTACCGCCTGGAAAATGTAAAAGCCGAACAAATAAGCGGCCATAATATTTATACTGCCACATTACAAAAAGGGCCATACAAAATATTTGCCGCCTGGTGGTTTGATAATGGTAAAACCCAAACCATAAACCAACTAACCTGGCGCTGCAAAGCGGCACATGGCGACGGAAGTTTTTATTTAATTAATGTAAACGCGGCTACAGCGCAAAGCCTTAATAATAAAGTAACCGCTTTATTTGCCAAACCTTTTAAATTTTGA
- a CDS encoding LytR/AlgR family response regulator transcription factor, whose product MNKGRKINCMVVDDEPLALELLADYIAKIPGLNLIGSTSDGLMALGLAKSDEVDLVFLDMQMPELNGLQFMKILQRRCMVIITTAYSEYALDGYEYHVIDYLLKPITIERFMIAVEKAQLHFYGILQKQEAIVTMMPVTVNYIFIKSDYRIVKVNLDEIYYLEGARDYVIIHTMAGQTVTQQSLKSLEELLPANLFVRVHKSYIIALAKINFIERSRISINQQLIPISDTYKDKVAVLTNKTIAL is encoded by the coding sequence ATGAATAAAGGCAGGAAAATCAATTGCATGGTAGTGGACGATGAGCCACTGGCTTTGGAGTTGTTGGCAGATTATATCGCCAAAATACCCGGACTAAATTTAATTGGAAGCACATCTGATGGATTAATGGCACTTGGCCTGGCCAAGAGTGATGAGGTTGACCTTGTGTTTTTAGATATGCAAATGCCTGAATTAAATGGCCTCCAATTTATGAAGATTTTGCAAAGGCGCTGTATGGTAATTATTACCACAGCCTACAGCGAATATGCACTTGACGGATATGAATACCATGTTATTGATTATCTACTTAAACCGATCACAATAGAACGATTTATGATAGCGGTTGAAAAAGCACAGCTGCATTTTTACGGCATACTACAGAAGCAAGAAGCTATTGTTACGATGATGCCGGTGACGGTAAATTATATTTTTATAAAAAGCGATTACCGGATTGTTAAAGTCAATCTCGATGAAATTTACTATCTGGAAGGTGCAAGAGATTACGTAATTATTCACACAATGGCAGGTCAGACAGTTACACAGCAAAGTTTGAAAAGCCTGGAAGAACTGTTGCCTGCAAACCTGTTTGTGCGTGTTCACAAATCATATATTATAGCTTTGGCTAAAATTAATTTTATTGAGCGAAGTAGAATCTCTATCAATCAGCAATTAATTCCTATTAGCGACACGTATAAAGATAAAGTTGCGGTTTTAACTAATAAAACAATTGCTCTTTAA
- a CDS encoding bifunctional YncE family protein/alkaline phosphatase family protein encodes MMLFKKLTVIKKLLLVAMLSATCFLVKAQVPGKIEKTNQVLLPNGWKLSPAGRALPLGDLPLNIQLSLSGRYLAVTNNGQSTQSLQLIDPKNEKQLDEMVMGKAWYGLAFSRDEKKIYASGGNDNCILTFQIQNNKLGKPDTIKLGAPWPKNKICATGITVNKSDNRLYTVTKEDSSLYVIDPISRQVLKQVKLPAEAYSCVLSPDEKILYISIWGGDEVACYNTITNALTYIKTGNHPNELILNKKGTVLFVANANDNSVSVINTVTGNTVELISTALYPTTLTGSTTNGLALSADEKTLYIANADNNCLAVFDVSKPGSSQSLGFIPVGWYPTNLKTLGNKILVANGKGFTSMANPNGPKPIKKTDNSGYKKGATNTKEQYIGGLFKGTLSIIDAPTPQDLKAYTKQVYLNTPFNDKIAALAPGEEGNPIPRTRDQKSPIKHVFYIIKENRTYDQVLGDMAEGNGDTSLCIFGKKVTPNHHAIASEFVLLDNFYVDAEVSADGHNWSTAAYATDFIEKTWPTSYGGRGGNYDSEGTRKIGDPRDGYIWDYCKRAGISYRTYGEFVDDGKPNIKALQGHFCEQSPGFDLQIKDLKREAVWAHDFDSLLTANAVPQFNTIRISNDHTSGQKKGAISPIAAVGDNDLAIGLFIEHLSKSPIWKESVVFILEDDAQNGSDHVDAHRSPVFVAGPYVKRNAAIHQMYSTSGVLRTIELILGLPPMSQYDASAVPLFDCFTNKPDFSPYIAKPAQVNLEQRNVASNGSSKRSQSFNLTKEDAVPDLVLNEVIWKSVKGENSVMPAPRRSAFVILEKKKKDDDD; translated from the coding sequence ATGATGTTATTTAAAAAACTGACAGTTATAAAAAAGTTGCTATTAGTAGCAATGCTATCTGCCACTTGCTTTTTAGTAAAGGCACAAGTACCCGGTAAAATAGAAAAAACAAATCAGGTTTTATTGCCAAACGGTTGGAAACTTAGTCCTGCCGGTCGTGCTTTACCTTTGGGCGATTTACCTTTAAACATACAATTGTCCTTATCAGGCAGGTATTTGGCAGTTACCAACAATGGGCAAAGCACCCAATCGCTGCAACTCATTGATCCGAAAAACGAAAAACAACTTGACGAAATGGTAATGGGTAAAGCCTGGTATGGCCTGGCTTTCAGTCGCGACGAAAAGAAAATTTACGCATCGGGCGGTAACGATAATTGTATACTAACCTTTCAAATTCAAAACAACAAACTTGGTAAGCCCGATACTATAAAGTTGGGAGCGCCCTGGCCTAAAAATAAAATTTGCGCCACCGGTATTACGGTTAACAAAAGCGATAACCGTTTATATACCGTTACCAAGGAAGACAGCAGCTTATATGTGATAGACCCCATAAGCCGCCAAGTTTTAAAACAAGTTAAGCTGCCTGCCGAAGCATACAGTTGCGTGCTTTCGCCGGATGAAAAGATTTTATACATCTCCATTTGGGGCGGCGACGAAGTAGCTTGTTATAACACCATTACCAACGCTTTAACCTATATAAAAACCGGCAACCACCCTAATGAGCTAATTTTAAATAAAAAGGGTACCGTTTTGTTTGTTGCCAATGCAAACGACAATTCGGTTTCGGTTATTAATACCGTGACTGGTAACACTGTCGAATTAATTTCAACAGCATTATACCCAACCACCCTTACCGGATCAACTACTAACGGTTTAGCACTATCGGCAGACGAAAAAACACTTTACATAGCCAACGCCGATAATAATTGCCTTGCTGTGTTTGATGTATCAAAGCCGGGCAGCAGCCAAAGTTTGGGTTTTATACCTGTTGGCTGGTATCCTACAAACTTAAAAACACTGGGCAATAAAATTTTAGTTGCAAACGGTAAAGGTTTTACATCAATGGCTAACCCCAATGGACCAAAACCAATTAAAAAAACCGATAACAGTGGCTATAAAAAGGGCGCAACCAATACAAAAGAACAATACATTGGCGGCTTATTTAAAGGCACGCTATCAATAATAGACGCGCCTACGCCCCAGGACCTTAAAGCTTATACCAAACAGGTTTACCTTAACACTCCTTTTAACGACAAGATTGCAGCACTGGCGCCCGGCGAAGAAGGAAACCCGATACCAAGAACGAGAGATCAAAAATCGCCCATTAAGCACGTTTTTTATATTATTAAAGAAAACCGCACCTACGACCAGGTTTTAGGTGACATGGCCGAAGGAAACGGCGATACCAGCTTGTGTATTTTTGGTAAAAAAGTTACGCCAAACCACCACGCTATTGCAAGCGAGTTTGTGTTGCTCGATAATTTTTATGTTGATGCCGAAGTTAGTGCCGACGGCCATAACTGGAGTACTGCTGCCTACGCTACCGATTTTATTGAAAAAACCTGGCCAACAAGCTATGGCGGCCGTGGAGGTAACTATGACTCGGAAGGTACCCGTAAGATTGGCGACCCGCGCGATGGGTATATATGGGACTATTGCAAAAGAGCCGGCATTAGTTACCGCACCTACGGCGAATTTGTTGACGATGGCAAACCCAACATTAAGGCATTACAAGGGCACTTTTGCGAGCAATCGCCGGGCTTTGATCTCCAAATTAAAGATTTAAAACGTGAGGCAGTTTGGGCACATGATTTTGACTCCTTGCTTACAGCTAACGCTGTACCTCAGTTTAACACCATCCGTATATCAAACGACCATACAAGCGGGCAAAAAAAGGGTGCCATATCGCCTATTGCTGCCGTTGGCGATAATGATTTAGCTATCGGGCTTTTTATTGAACACCTCTCGAAGAGCCCGATATGGAAAGAATCGGTTGTGTTTATTTTAGAAGACGACGCGCAAAATGGGTCAGACCATGTGGATGCACACCGTTCACCCGTATTTGTGGCAGGGCCATACGTAAAGCGTAATGCTGCTATTCATCAAATGTATTCAACATCGGGCGTATTGCGCACCATCGAACTTATACTTGGGCTTCCGCCGATGAGCCAGTACGATGCATCTGCCGTACCCCTATTTGATTGCTTTACCAACAAGCCCGATTTTTCGCCATACATTGCAAAACCGGCACAGGTTAATTTGGAGCAACGGAATGTGGCCAGCAACGGCAGCAGTAAACGCTCACAATCTTTTAACCTAACTAAAGAAGATGCCGTGCCCGACCTGGTTTTAAACGAAGTAATCTGGAAATCGGTAAAGGGCGAAAATTCTGTTATGCCTGCCCCTCGTCGTAGTGCATTTGTTATTCTCGAAAAGAAAAAAAAGGATGATGACGATTAG
- a CDS encoding SusC/RagA family TonB-linked outer membrane protein has translation MILVFNTAHAQTDNNITLKFKHAPLSKVLKTIKNQTGYVFVTGQIDLANIFVDADFKNADIRTVLSSCLPKVSLQYFIYDKTIVITRGTTDPAKLNNISRSDELSGIIVGEDGETLPGANVVIVGLQKVVLTNNRGYFTMAGVPADATVRISYTGYITQELSVPITRNLGTVTLKINTNKLDEVQVLGYGQTTSQRYSTGSSAKIPASDIANQPVTNVLQALEGRVAGLTIRQTSGLPGSDIDVQIRGQSSINPNAGIPNSTNVVKNVPLFIVDGVPFPASAINQQSSNADKNGNYNYLIGPNGNGSPLATINPNDIESIEVLKDASATGIYGSRGANGVILITTKKGKAGKANMSVGANTGYSYVPSSLPVLNLTDYLALRKEAFANDSRTPTAGNAPDLTQWSQTTPTDFKSLLLGKPSHTLSSNLSFSGGSGGTTFIISGSYGRESSIFNDDRSSSNYGVHFGLTYASDDQRFKTSVSALIGNATGNLANINFYQNVFTLPPNFPLYNAAGQLYWYNGIPGIANPLSQLNMSYKNAMTNMSTSINLQYSILPGLDAQVNLGYNKTQSNQNSLQPSTSFDPSQLAYATPSASYTESYNQNLLVEPQLNYHRTVGKGALTAFVGGTLQKTVYEQPFLISASGFPSDQFLNNLSLATSYQIFNGYNAYSYASLLGRVNYIWDKRIVLDANFRRDGSSKFGPNNLYGDFGSVSGAWIFTNESWLKNKPDWFSFGKLRASYGSIGSDGVQNYSYLSTYSSSVNNYYSGANGLSPARLANPDYKWETTHKTDVGLDIGLFQDKVLLSAAYYRGVTSNQLLPTPLPTQTGFNSYVQNFDAKVENSGWEFTLVSNNIKSANFSWSSTFNAGFASNKLLSYAGLDKSIFASAYVVGKPLSALYLLHYTGIGANGLPTYEDVDKDGVITTSQGYNTGIGDLLYAGKSTPDLSGGLGNAFRYKGLQLNVFFQYTVGAVDQGILSYLSAPPGGLSNVPEAIVSQMRSLGLSKLFSSRSYSSDFNNFRQSDALLSKISYARLTNLSLSYNLPAQVTKKLGAGAINVYLRGQNLFVFTLSGKSYPGIDPETGPVAVPPLRAFVGGLQFSF, from the coding sequence GTTATTACACGCGGGACAACTGATCCTGCAAAGTTAAACAACATCTCCAGGTCAGATGAGCTTTCGGGAATTATTGTAGGTGAGGATGGCGAAACACTGCCGGGTGCTAACGTTGTAATTGTTGGCCTGCAAAAAGTGGTGCTTACCAATAACCGCGGTTACTTCACCATGGCTGGTGTGCCGGCTGATGCCACGGTGCGCATATCTTATACGGGGTATATTACCCAAGAGTTATCAGTGCCTATAACCCGTAATTTGGGTACTGTAACTCTTAAAATTAACACTAATAAATTGGATGAAGTTCAAGTATTAGGTTATGGACAAACTACCAGTCAACGATACAGTACGGGCTCCTCTGCTAAGATACCAGCAAGCGACATCGCTAACCAGCCCGTAACCAATGTTCTGCAAGCACTTGAAGGGCGTGTTGCCGGGTTAACAATAAGGCAAACAAGCGGTTTGCCGGGTTCAGACATTGATGTGCAGATTCGTGGGCAAAGCTCCATAAACCCCAATGCCGGTATCCCAAACTCTACCAATGTTGTCAAAAATGTGCCGTTGTTTATTGTTGACGGTGTGCCATTTCCTGCGTCGGCTATTAATCAGCAATCATCAAACGCTGATAAGAATGGGAACTATAACTATCTAATTGGTCCAAATGGTAATGGCAGCCCTTTAGCTACCATCAACCCCAATGATATCGAGAGCATTGAAGTATTAAAAGATGCAAGTGCTACCGGTATCTACGGATCAAGAGGCGCTAACGGCGTCATTCTGATCACCACAAAAAAAGGAAAAGCTGGTAAAGCAAATATGTCTGTGGGGGCAAATACCGGCTATAGCTATGTACCTTCATCTTTACCGGTACTTAACCTGACTGATTACCTGGCACTGCGAAAAGAGGCGTTTGCAAACGATAGCAGGACCCCCACCGCTGGCAACGCGCCGGACCTTACACAGTGGAGCCAAACAACTCCCACCGATTTTAAATCGCTTTTGCTGGGGAAGCCGTCCCATACATTGAGTTCAAACTTGTCCTTTTCAGGAGGTTCAGGCGGAACAACATTTATCATTTCGGGTAGTTATGGTCGTGAGAGTTCAATTTTTAATGATGACCGTTCTTCAAGCAATTACGGGGTTCATTTTGGTTTAACTTACGCTAGTGACGACCAGCGTTTTAAAACATCTGTGTCGGCTTTGATTGGCAATGCTACCGGTAATTTGGCAAACATTAATTTTTACCAAAACGTTTTTACCTTACCACCTAATTTTCCATTGTACAACGCCGCAGGCCAACTATATTGGTATAACGGGATACCAGGGATTGCTAATCCCTTATCGCAGCTTAATATGAGCTACAAAAATGCGATGACCAACATGAGTACGAGTATCAACTTGCAGTATTCCATTTTACCGGGCTTAGATGCACAGGTAAACTTAGGATACAATAAAACACAGTCAAATCAAAATTCCCTACAGCCGTCTACATCGTTTGATCCCTCCCAATTGGCTTATGCAACGCCTTCTGCATCCTATACTGAATCGTACAACCAAAACTTACTGGTAGAACCACAATTAAACTACCATAGAACCGTAGGCAAAGGGGCCCTAACCGCGTTTGTAGGCGGTACATTACAAAAAACGGTATACGAACAACCTTTTTTGATCAGTGCAAGCGGCTTTCCGTCAGATCAGTTCTTAAATAACCTTTCCCTGGCTACCAGTTACCAGATATTTAACGGATACAACGCTTACAGCTATGCTTCGTTACTTGGTCGTGTAAATTATATTTGGGATAAAAGGATAGTTTTAGACGCTAATTTCAGGCGTGACGGTTCTTCAAAATTTGGACCAAATAACCTTTATGGTGACTTCGGTTCGGTTAGCGGCGCATGGATTTTCACAAACGAAAGCTGGCTGAAAAACAAACCCGATTGGTTTAGCTTTGGAAAGCTGCGTGCCAGTTATGGTTCAATTGGCAGTGATGGTGTGCAAAATTACTCTTACCTGTCTACTTACTCCAGCAGCGTAAATAATTACTATTCAGGAGCTAATGGCTTATCCCCGGCAAGGTTGGCAAACCCTGATTATAAATGGGAAACAACACATAAAACTGATGTCGGTTTAGATATCGGCTTATTTCAGGATAAAGTATTGTTAAGTGCAGCATATTATCGTGGAGTTACTTCAAATCAGCTGTTGCCAACCCCATTGCCTACGCAAACTGGTTTTAATAGTTACGTGCAGAATTTTGACGCAAAAGTTGAAAATTCCGGCTGGGAATTTACTTTAGTTAGTAATAATATAAAATCAGCTAACTTTTCCTGGTCAAGTACCTTTAATGCCGGCTTTGCTTCGAATAAGCTTTTGTCATACGCCGGACTTGACAAATCTATTTTTGCTTCGGCGTATGTTGTAGGTAAACCTCTTTCAGCGCTTTATCTGTTGCACTACACCGGCATTGGTGCCAACGGATTACCAACTTATGAAGACGTTGATAAAGACGGTGTAATAACAACAAGCCAGGGCTACAACACGGGAATAGGCGACCTGCTTTACGCCGGAAAAAGCACGCCGGATTTATCTGGCGGTCTAGGGAATGCCTTCAGGTATAAAGGCTTACAGCTTAATGTGTTTTTTCAATATACCGTTGGAGCGGTTGATCAAGGTATTTTATCTTATCTGTCGGCACCTCCGGGTGGTTTATCCAATGTACCTGAGGCTATTGTGTCGCAAATGCGTTCCCTGGGCTTATCTAAACTTTTTTCTTCCAGGAGCTATTCTTCCGACTTTAATAACTTTCGACAGTCAGACGCTTTGCTCAGCAAGATATCATACGCCAGGTTAACCAACTTGTCCTTATCCTACAATTTGCCTGCTCAGGTTACAAAAAAACTTGGAGCAGGAGCAATCAACGTTTATCTGCGCGGGCAAAACCTTTTCGTATTTACACTTAGCGGAAAATCTTATCCGGGCATCGATCCCGAAACCGGTCCTGTTGCGGTACCACCTTTACGTGCTTTTGTTGGAGGTTTACAATTTTCATTTTAA
- a CDS encoding sensor histidine kinase, whose amino-acid sequence MKPKLLLLSVYFIAFYLFTDFNWQINNYLNGYGMYRYLQYKRGIVSEFSSIFCFLLGAIVAYFNFTEFFYKRRLKGISVMVYLLLAIPIMIVCRYLVQEVLVYRIWGFHNYSENMRQPLRYFLDNIYFNIYYSGFGVVFFFIQYSVYNQKKESELMLQNRNAQLSFLRSQINPHFLFNSLNNVYTLVYQGSAKALPSISKLSELLRYMLYEKVELVPLNKEVQYLLNYIDLQLMRYNFEPAKQINIHVPPNSKLLIAPLVLIPFVENAFKHGDLKDTEQPLLIDLSVEEDQLNFTIVNKKSNFNKDEAGGIGLDNVKKRLMLIYEAKHQLNIEETADLFTVNLSIKIHE is encoded by the coding sequence ATGAAGCCAAAGCTGTTGTTGCTGTCTGTATATTTTATTGCATTTTACCTGTTTACTGATTTTAACTGGCAGATAAATAATTATCTAAATGGGTATGGTATGTACAGGTATTTGCAATATAAGCGTGGGATAGTTTCGGAGTTTTCGAGTATATTTTGCTTTTTGCTGGGTGCCATTGTTGCCTATTTTAATTTCACTGAGTTTTTTTACAAACGGAGGCTAAAAGGTATATCTGTGATGGTATACTTACTGCTTGCCATACCTATAATGATTGTCTGCCGGTATCTGGTGCAGGAAGTATTGGTGTATCGTATTTGGGGCTTTCACAACTATAGTGAAAACATGCGTCAGCCTTTAAGATATTTCTTGGATAACATTTATTTTAACATTTATTACAGTGGGTTCGGCGTAGTGTTTTTCTTTATACAATATTCTGTTTACAATCAAAAAAAGGAAAGCGAATTGATGTTGCAGAACCGAAATGCCCAGCTGTCTTTTTTGCGTTCGCAGATCAATCCCCATTTTTTATTTAACAGCCTCAATAACGTTTACACGCTGGTTTACCAGGGCTCGGCAAAAGCCTTGCCGTCTATTAGCAAGTTGTCCGAATTATTACGCTATATGCTTTACGAAAAAGTGGAACTGGTACCCTTAAATAAAGAGGTACAGTATTTACTTAATTATATCGATCTGCAACTGATGCGTTATAATTTTGAACCTGCAAAACAAATCAATATCCATGTTCCTCCTAATAGCAAGCTGCTTATAGCGCCCTTAGTACTCATTCCCTTTGTTGAAAATGCGTTTAAACATGGTGATCTGAAAGATACGGAGCAACCATTACTGATAGATTTATCTGTGGAGGAAGATCAGTTAAATTTTACGATAGTTAATAAAAAGAGTAATTTTAATAAAGATGAGGCGGGTGGTATCGGGCTTGATAACGTGAAAAAGCGTTTAATGTTAATTTATGAAGCTAAGCATCAATTAAATATAGAGGAAACAGCAGATTTGTTTACGGTTAACCTTAGTATTAAAATACATGAATAA